The sequence TGTTGCCAACAATTGTATATGATTATTGATCATATATCCATTATACGCCTAAGATAGTAAATCTTCGATTTTCATGAACGACCTGTCGGCCACATGGGTATATATTTCAGTTGTTCGGGTAGAGCCATGTCCCAGTAAAAGTTGTATGTGTCTCATATCAGTGCCCTTTTCTAGTAAATGGGTTGCAAAACTATGCCTGAGCATATGAGGAGTTACCCTTCTGTTGATCCCCGCTTTTTTGGCAGCATTGACGATGATATTCAATACGCTTGATGTACTGTAACTTTTCCCGTTCACTCCCTCAAAAAGAAAGTTTTTTGGTCTATATTCTTTGAAGTATTGCCTTAAATCATTCAAAGTATTTTTACTCAGAACCGTCAAACGATCTTTGCTTCCTTTGCCCTGCCTTTCACGAACCATCATCCGTTTGCTGTCAATATCACTTGGTCTTAGTTGCAAGAGTTCATTTCTTCTTAAGCCCGAAGAATAAAGGAGTTCAACAATGCATCTATGTTTTAGGTTGTTGGTATTCTTTATGATACCAAGTATTTCATCTTTGGAAAGTACATCTGGCAAACATTTCTTCTTTCTCGATCTTTCTATTGAATAGAATCTATTGGGCATACCATTGACCACTTCGTAATAGAACTTTATGCTGTTCAATGCTTGGTTGACATAAGAGTTTGATTTGCCATCCCTTATCAATTTTTGAAGGTACTCTCTAATTTCATTCTCATTGATTTCCAAAG is a genomic window of Flagellimonas sp. CMM7 containing:
- a CDS encoding tyrosine-type recombinase/integrase, which encodes MHKGRSITLKHLLIENQRKIGLQFSSDKVIQGLVDSIPGMKWSVEFNMHYLPNTKPNLEHIFKIFKGEVWVNGNYFFAIKKLHNDNPKVDVEWFRNRKLGADRKPCPEEYLSKLEILRYSNNRVRAYVNCFEAFINHFKETEPLEINENEIREYLQKLIRDGKSNSYVNQALNSIKFYYEVVNGMPNRFYSIERSRKKKCLPDVLSKDEILGIIKNTNNLKHRCIVELLYSSGLRRNELLQLRPSDIDSKRMMVRERQGKGSKDRLTVLSKNTLNDLRQYFKEYRPKNFLFEGVNGKSYSTSSVLNIIVNAAKKAGINRRVTPHMLRHSFATHLLEKGTDMRHIQLLLGHGSTRTTEIYTHVADRSFMKIEDLLS